From a single Pseudopipra pipra isolate bDixPip1 chromosome 7, bDixPip1.hap1, whole genome shotgun sequence genomic region:
- the LOC135416929 gene encoding uncharacterized protein LOC135416929 produces the protein MAGRRLSLLKPFRKKKEGPGAAPTQHPEKMEQLHPLQEDPGQDRTQEQDRARGCFRRAAQAFLKFLGIRRKRTTTRPTEVMAQPDPSPTELEEDPDVTTTLTDGTGNSDTPTIVHTTKSDPAMTDATTDTDTPSIVHTTKSDPAMTDATTDTDTPSIVHTAKSDPAMTDATTDTDTPSTVHTTKSDPAMTDATTDTDTPSTVHTTKSDPAMTDATTDTDSPSIDGTAISDIPLSDEPTNSGAAPPDLTAEADTAMTEGTADTDLVPRESVNYVPTPDIVEENGVSSPEQVPAFVRNVHQRLTASATPEEKLLAEFLRVTDEHPADVVFTLLRCAPSSDRAAATLWKTITSSGRTVAKVLSALLRVMQNWPWLSMSTSGGDKTPHVFALAATRVIWEILQVLQCPEPLKKYSPRLLVDLLFQISITREQTPEEVDTLWRECQKQYDLPTNSKRFAVLTMKALLCHLECEDVVLSVERKRGWDTLLSADTHHYAVGLLAREMRRASSPLYYPIARCLLRLLSREKTCWELPAMAFLVEVLDCPNMTEWSDSVLEILSRRLWSQCTEMRRLVLRGLVVLSKAPVMADGMRSLTRSLVEVLWDTDRELVRMALSVFINEVQDRDIRISTPTALRLAEVLQTLFGYDNIHVQVLSIYLFRKVMELGVEESKQPLKTHIIFSLLPLFFHWHNENQDVAEASREALLRAAWLLKRRDLVKLLKAEQPWRFSECLLEKDKRRAVDYVGQALPYLESPQESVREAALRFIGIAGRYLKGQYQELQLIIDVIEGMTPDSTAVKSLALQTQEILRAVQRPQSYPGFSGLKISSRMHRIGSLLRGAAAGGQRRTDPGNSV, from the exons ATGGCGGGAAGACGCCTGAGCCTGCTCAAGCCCTTTcggaagaagaaggaaggccctggagctgccccaaCCCAGCACCCGGAGAAGATGGAGCAGTTGCATCCCCTGCAGGAAG atccagGCCAGGACCGGACACAGGAACAGGACCGCGCCCGTGGAtgcttccgcagggcagcacag GCCTTTCTGAAATTCTTGGGCATTCGGCGTAAAAGGACCACAACCAGACCAACCGAGGTcatggcacagcctgaccccagCCCAACTGAGCTCGAGGAAGACCCTGATGTCACCACCACACTGACTGATGGCACAGGAAACTCTGATACCCCGACGATTGTTCACACAACAAAGTCTGACCCTGCTATGACTGATGCTACAACAGACACTGACACCCCATCAATTGTTCACACAACAAAGTCTGACCCTGCTATGACTGATGCTACAACAGACACTGACACCCCATCGATTGTTCACACAGCAAAGTCTGACCCTGCTATGACTGATGCTACAACAGACACTGACACCCCATCGACTGTTCACACAACAAAGTCTGACCCTGCTATGACTGATGCTACAACAGACACTGACACCCCATCGACTGTTCACACAACAAAGTCTGACCCTGCTATGACTGATGCTACAACAGACACTGACAGCCCATCAATCGATGGCACTGCAATCTCTGACATCCCGTTGAGTGATGAACCCACAAACTCTGGTGCTGCACCGCCCGATCTCACTGCGGAGGCCGACACTGCAATGACCGAGGGCACTGCAGACACTGACCTCGTGCCCAGGGAGAGTGTGAATTATGTTCCCACTCCAGATATTGTTGAGGAGAATGGTGTCTCCAGTCCAGAGCAA GTGCCAGCCTTCGTCAGGAACGTGCACCAGAGACTGACAGCCAGCGCCACTCCAGAAGAGAAGCTGCTGGCGGAGTTTCTGAGGGTGACTGATGAACACCCTGCTGATGTTGTGTTCACCCTCCTGCGCTGTGCCCCATCGTCTGACAG agctgctgcaaccCTGTGGAAGACCATCACCTCATCGGGAAGGACAGTGGCGAAGGTGCTGTCAGCGCTGCTCCGTGTGATGCAGAACTGGCCATGGCTCAGCATGTCCACCTCCGGCGGGGACAAAACACCAcatgtctttgccctggct GCAACCAGGGTGATTTGGGAGATTCTCCAGGTGCTCCAGTGCCCAGAGCCATTGAAAAAGTATTCCCCCCGTCTCCTCGTGGATCTGCTCTTCCAGATTTCCATCACCAGAGAGCAGACGCCAGAGGAAGTTGACACCTTGTGGAGGGAATGCCAGAAGCAATACGACCTTCCAACAAACTCCAAGAG GTTTGCAGTGCTGACCATGAAGGCCCTGCTTTGTCATCTTGAGTGTGAAGATGTCGTGCTTTCAGTGGAACGGAAGCGTGGCTGGGACACGCTCCTCAGTGCTGATACCCACcactatgcagtgggtctgctggccag GGAGATGCGCCGTGCCTCGAGCCCCTTGTATTACCCGATTGCCCGCTGCCTGCTGAGGCTGCTCAGCAGGGAGAAGACCTGCTGGGAGCTTCCTGCCATGGCGTTCCttgtggag GTCCTGGACTGCCCAAACATGACTGAATGGAGTGACAGCGTCCTGGAGATCCTTTCCAGGCGCCTGTGGAGCCAGTGCACAGAGATGCGTCGCCTGGTGTTGAGAGGCCTTGTGGTGTTGAGCAAGGCTCctgtgatg gctgACGGCATGCGGAGCCTGACACGAAGCCTCGTGGAAGTACTGTGGGATACAGACAGAGAGCTGGTCAGGATGGCCCTCTCTGTATTCATCAATGAAGTCCAGGACAGAGACATCCGAATCTCCACCCCCACTGCCCTGCGGCTGGCTGAGGTGCTCCAGACACTCTTTGGCTAT GACAACATCCACGTGCAGGTGCTCTCCATTTACCTCTTCCGAAAGGTGATGGAGTTGGGAGTGGAGGAGAGTAAACAACCCCTGAAGACACACATCATCTTCAGCCTGCTCCCACTTTTTTTCCACTGGCATAATGAGAACCAGGATGTGGCAGAA GCCTCTCGGGAAGCGCTGCTTCGTGCAGCGTGGTTGCTGAAGAGGAGGGATCTCGTGAAGCtgctgaaggcagagcagcCTTGGAGATTCAGTgagtgcctg ctggaaaaggacaagagaagagcgGTCGACTATGTGGGCCAGGCCCTGCCGTACCTGGAGAGCCCACAGGAGTCCGTGCGAGAGGCGGCCCTCAGGTTCATTG ggatcgccgGCAGGTACCTGAAGGGACAGTAccaagagctgcagctcatcatCGATG ttATTGAAGGCATGACTCCCGACAGCACTGCTGTCAAAAGCCTGGCACTTCAAACCCAGGAAATCCTAAGAGCTGTCCAGAGACCTCAGTCTTATCCAGGTTTCAGCGGTTTGAAGATCAGCTCCAGAATGCACAGAATAGGGAGTCTCCTCCgtggggcagctgctggaggtCAGCGGAGAACTGATCCTGGGAACTCTGTCTGA